GGCCAGTCGTGACTTCGTCTGGAATCGTGTCGCCCTTGTCCTTGCAGCACGTCTTCGCAGCATCAATAGCTGTTCTCCGTAACGCTTCATGCTCTGCATCTTCTGGACTGAGGGCCCTCATCTTGGCCGCAGTAAAGCAATACAATGCAACCAGCAACGCCGGCCACCTGGAAGGCGCTACACCACTCGCCGCCTTTGTTTCCTCTGCTTTCTGACTTGTCGTGGACTTCGCAGACTGCGGTGTTTTCCGCCGTCTCTTGCTCGGAGGATCGCTCTTGCTCTTGTTAGCGCGAGAGGCTATCTCACGTACTGCAGCCGCCGCTCCAACCATGATATGAGGCACTGCACTTGATATGCCCCCTACCTTGCAGATTGCGCGGACCAGTGGCATAGCGAGATCCGGTACATCGTCGTCTCGTTCGGCTTCATCGTGTTTCCGCTTCGAGCCTACTCTAGGCATTCTAATCGCGTCGTTCAATGGTGTCTTCGTAAGCGTATCCTTCGCCGTGACATAGCTGCTCTTCCCGGTACTCTTCCCACCACTGGTCGGCACATCTTTCACTCTATTCGTCTGCGGTGTACGAGGCGCATTCTGCTGGCGTGTAGTCGTCAAGGCACTGTCCAGATATTTGTATAGCTTGTCGTATACACGAGGCTTGACAGGTGGTGCAGGCTTCCCAACTTCGAGGTCCAGACGCTTCGCTGATCTGTTGCATGCAATGTGCGCACACGCGTATGTTCTGCCGATCTCTTCCTCTGGCTTGAGGGACGCGGCTTTAGCGCGTGATTGTGATAGCAAGGAGCTGGCGAGGGCGATGAGGTCGGGCGGGAGGTAGGCTATGGTGGGTAACAGGCTGGACAGTGCCAGTTCGACCGGTGTCGGCATTGCTGTGAGCTCTTGGTTGTGTGAGGAGGATTGTGCAAGGACACAAGACGAAGGTGGGAAGTTTAAAGGATGAAACTTGGAGATTCAACGCGTCTTCCCCGCGTCCACACGTGAAGCTAAAGTAGATTCCATCTCGACTGACACATTCGTATACACTCCAATATCTACTGGGCCTTGACTGCGGTCCCGTTTGCCTTCACAGCTTTGGCTGGCTTCTTCATCTCCAGACCCTTCGGTGGCTTCAGTCCTCCAAAGACCAGACCAGTTACCGCCACCATGCCACTACCTCCAATGATGTATGCTGTCTCCCTACCAGCCCACCAGTATAGCGAGCAGAAGATAAGGGGTCCGAGTGCTCGTCCTACCTGACCGAAACCTCTGTGGTGTCCTAGCTTTTCTCCTCTCCGATCTGCGCTGGCCTCGAAACTGCTCAAGCTGTTCAGACCGGTCACGACAGTGCTGCTTGTGATAGCCAGCAACGTTGCTGCGCCATACAGGGCACCCTGTGTCTGAAGTCGCGAGAGCAAGAAGAACGCTACTGCCGCACTTGCAACACCAAGCTGAACGACTCGCAGTGGATGCATACGTCTGGTAACACCTCCTTGGAGGACACTCGCGACCAGGCCAATGAAACCAAGAAGCTTTCCAGAGTCCTTACTGCCGTATGCAAAGAGGTCGTAGGTCATGAAAGGTAGCGAAAACTCCATGCCGCTGAAGAAGAGAATGAAGCTAAAGTGCGTCAAGTTGAGCAGGGTATGACTGTTCGTCCTCTCCCTCTTGCCAGTGCCCTCCTTGACTGCATCTGCGTACGACGTGCCAGGCTCTGTGATCGGAGTCTGGTTCGTTGGGTGTGTCTCGGGCAGCGCGTAGTAGATGTAAATGGTCTCCGTTACGATCAGAGCCAAGCTGACGCCAGCTGCTGTTGCGAATGGATTGGCAGATACGGTAGTGATGGTCGACAGCCATGCGCCCAAAGCTGGGCCGAAGGTGAAGGCCACCGAGAAGCAAGCTCCGACCAAGGCCATTGTCTTACCGCGGTCCTGGTCGGTACTGATGTCTGTCGCGATGGCGAGAGCCAGCTGCACATTGCCCTCGCTCAGACCACCAACGATTCTGCTTGCCAGGAAAGTGCGGAAGTCTGTTGCTGCACACCATAGTGCGACTGAGGCGATGTTTCCGGTCATTGACCAGAGAAGTGCTGTCCTTCGTCCATATCTATCCGAGAGAGTCCCGATGATCGGCGAGGCTATCGCTTGACATAATGAGAACAGGGAGCCCAATGCTCCTCCTAGCAGGACGATGTCATAACGATCATTGATGGGCTTCTCGAAGCTGTTCTTGTAGGCGTTCAAGCCGTGGATGACGTTCGCGAGGAGGGTCGAATCGGACTGGGTTTCGACATTGCGGTAGAACTCGAGGAGTTTCGGGAACAGAGGCAAGATGAAGGTAAAGGATACCTAGGGGACATCGCGTGTCAGTGTAGAAGACGCAGAGAAGACAAAGCTGATGCTCACCAGGTCCAAGATCAAGGATATAACAAGCACTCTGAGCACCTTCTTGCGCTGTACAGCTGACACTGCCATGACTGTAGTATATACACGAAATCGCTTCAACCAGTACTGCCAGCAGGTCTGGAAGAAACAGCGCGAGACAGCGCAGCCAGTGCAATTAGTATTACCTCCTCACGACCCAAAGCAGCCACAGCCTACGCGATGGCGCGTAGTGCAAGACAAGATTCGCCTCGGCCAACGGCAAATAGCCAAATGGGCTTCTGGGGATGCCGCGTTGAGCTCACGACAAGTGACAAGTGTTCTGACCTTTGGGAGCCACGGGAGCTCTCGTGAATCGTGATGGTCGACGAGACACGTGCGAGACTAGACGACACGGAAGCAGCTCACTCCCGCGGCAAGGCGGaggatgatgatgatgatgatctGCGAGACGTGATGGCAGTGGTGGCGCCATCTCATGATTGTGGCTGCTGCAATCCCTGCTCGCGGACTTGAACCCCGCAGCATGAGCCACGGCCCACGAGGAAGGTGACCCTGGCGACATCGGTGAAAACTCTGGGTGGGGCAAGGGAAAGGCATCAAGACTGTATCGCTGTCGAACGCCGTGACTAAGCGGCGACTACACATAAAACTCGTCACCGGACCAAGCCGCATCAACCATAGACAACTCATATACAACTACCATCATGACTACCGAACTTTCAAACAGCAAGGCCAAGTAAGTGATGTCCGTTCAGAGAGGCATTGACGTAGTGCTGATCATACGCCACAGGAAGGTGCTCCTTCTCGGATCTGGCTTCGTCACGCAGCCAACCGCCGTTGAGCTTGACAAGGCTGGCGTGCTCGTGACTGTTGGTCAGTGATAGACCTAACAGAGTGGCATTGGCAATGCCGCTCTTACCATTGACGAGCTAACACTTTATACAGCCTGCAGAACTCTCAAGTCTGCCCAGCAGCTCGCTGAGCCATTGAAGTACGCCAATGCCATCTCTCTCGATGTCTCTGACGCCAAAGCATTGGAGGAGCAGATTGCCAAGGTCGACCTTGTCATCTCCCTCATCCCATACACCTTCCACGCCACCGTCATCGAGGCGGCTATCAACCAGAAGAAGGACGTCGTCACCACTTCCTACGTCTCCGATGCCATGATGGCACTCGACCAGAAGGCCAAGGACGCCGGCATCACTGTCTTCAACGAGATCGGTGTTGACCCAGGTGTTGACCACTTGTACGCCGTAAAGACCATCGACGAGGTCCACAAGGCCGGTGGCAAGATCATCTCGTTCCTTTCGTACTGCGGTGGCCTTCCAGCACCAGAGAACTCGGACAACCCACTCGGTTACAAGTTCTCTTGGTCGCCTCGTGGTGTCCTTTTGGCAGCCCGCAACAACGCCAAGTTTTACAAGGACGGCAAGGTCGACGGCGTGGAGGGTCCTCAGCTCATGAGCACCGCCAAGCCATACTTCATCTACCCTGGCTTCGCATTCGAAGCCTACCCCAACAGAGACAGCACTCCATTCCGTCAGCGCTACAACATTCCAGAAGCACAGACTCTTATCCGCGGCACTCTCCGATACCAGGGCAACCCAGCTCTTGTCCAGGTCTTCCATGAGCTCGGACTCCTCAGCGAGGAGCAGCAAGATTACCTCAAGGAGCCAATTGCGTGGAAGGACGCCTTTGCCAAGATTGTGGGATCTCAGAGTGCAAAGGAGAACGACCTCACATGGGCAGTCAGCTCCAAGGCCAAGTTCAGGAGCACCGAGGACAAGGAGCGCATTCTCGCAGGTCTGCGATGGTACGGCTTCTTCAGCGACGACAAGATCGAGCCACGCGGTACACCTCTGGACGTCGTCTGCGCCACTCTTGAGAAGAAGCAACAGTACTTCGAGGGCGAGCGTGACCTTCTCATGCTCCAGCACAAGTTTGAGATTGAGTGGAAGGATGGCAGCAAGGAGACTCGCACATCCACACTCACTGAGTATGGTGAGCCAGTCGGCAGTGGCGGCTACAGCGCCATGGCACGACTTGTGGGTGTGCCATGTGCTGTTGCAGTGCTCTTGGTACTTGACAAGACCATCAGTGACAAGGGTATTCTCGCACCAGTCACGCCCAAGTATGCCGACCCGATTCGCCTCAAGCTGTTGGAGTACGGCATCGAGTGCAAGGAGAAGACTATCGCATAGTGTGCGAAAGCTTCTTCCTAAATCTTGATATAAGGCCTCACGAACGGCGTTGCACGTAATATCCAGTCTGCGATCAGCATGGGTCCACGCGACGGACTTCCGTAGTCATCATGCGATAATTTGGTGGTCGTTGGCATGAGGGTCGCATGCCGCAAGGACAGTCTATGAGCCATAGAAAGGCAGCGAGAGTCCTGAAGACACGCCATTTGCGAGCTTGATGAGGATCAATAGAGTACAGGCATAGACGAAACCTCAAAAGAACATGACGACTATGCAATATACTCGCTAACATTTCTCCTCCCGCCATTACCACATCGATCTCTCCTAACAAGAAAACACCAACATTATTATCAAAACGCGGAAACACATCTAAAACCATGGGGACAGAAGAAGAACCTCAAACACGATGACCGTACCGATCCTTTCTACCACCCACGCGGAATCACCGGCGCATCATCCCGCACCTCACGCCGCTCCGTCTCCTCGTCGCGCTCGCGGTGGCCACCTGTGTCTAGACCACCCGAAGCAGCTTCCAAGGCGTGGAGGGTCGCGTGCCGGCGATTCTTCTTGGCCCTCTCCTCCTGTGTCTCCTGGACCTCCGTAATCTCCGGGGTCACCTTCTCCCCTGTAAACCTGTCAACAAGTCAGCCCAAGCTCGTAACGCGTCAATATTGACGTTGAGACTTACCCAGCCTCCTCGAGAGGGTACGGAGGCGGTACAGATTCACCGCGATTCGAAGGACCTTCTCCTGCATCTTGCGGATCCTGGGGAGCACGATATCCGTCACCGCCGTCTTCTTCGTCGGAGTAGTCGTGGCGACTGGGACGTTCTGATTCCGGGATGTAGTGGATGTGCTTATTCTTGAGCATCTTCTTCTCGTACTTCTTATAGTCGCGTTCAGCCTTCTTCAGACCTTGGTGGCGCTTTTACACATCAGCACAGCCCTCCCACCTCCTCTCTTACCCCCGGCATCAATATACACACCTTATACAGCGCATTTTGCAACGCAAGATCCTCATCGTCCCATGTACCTTGGCTGTATTGAGCCTCGTCGGTGATGTAACGACGCCAGATGTAGCGGAACATGGACTCGGGCTTTTTGGCGGCGATGTGCTTCGTGGTGAGGGTAGGGAACTGTTCACGGGAGAAATTGTTGGAGGGGTGGGCGAATTGGTGCCAGTCGCCTTTTGAGTCCTGGACGTAGCCGGGTTCGCTGGGGACTAGGGGGTTGGTTGGCTTGGCCTTTTCTTTTCCTTTTCCTTTTCCTTTTCCCTTGTTGACGGACATGGTGGAGTGGCTGTGATGGGTGAGAGGGTGGGTTTGGAAGGTAGTGTCTGGGAGATCGCTCTACTGTAAAGGAGCTGGAGGGTTGCTGTGTCGTGGTGGTAGGCGGGTCGTGGTGGATGGTGATGGTGTGGTAGGAGAGAGGGAGGTCGGGATATGTTTTGGGCGGTTGCTGAAAGATGCTTTAGTCACAACTGCGTCCGCACTTCTACACACAGTATGCTTGAAGATCTTCTGATCCCGTGACGAAGTAGTGAATGAAGCAGACGCGAGTTGGGCAGTGCACAGCGCGCGTTTGCATAGCAACCACAATCGTGATAACGTGATCGATCTGGTCAATAGCTATTCACCAATTGTACTTGTCTCTTCGAGTTCATATTTTTTAGGGCAGAGCTTTGCGTTCTTGTCGTATCTTGCCACACAGCTAACTCACCACGCACCTGTTCGCCACCCGCCATGTTCGACTTCGTACCCGACACCGAGCGCCAGCGCGTACTGTCAGAAATGGACGAAGAGATGCGACAAAGCAAGGCGCAGCTCACTAAGCTAAAGCGCGTCCTCGAGCGACGCAAGATTAGACGAGGACATTTCGATAAACTATGGTCAGATACAGAGTCTATCCGCAACAGTCGAGTCAGCTTTGCAGAGATTCCACTCCTCGAAGTCCTACAGACTTGGTCAGTACAAATCCCTCCCTCGAGCGTCGCTGCGGACGATAACATACTCACCCTTTCACAGACCCTGTCCTTCACCCACAATCCTCAGAAGCTCTTCATGCGGTATATCAACCGGCTCTTGCACAGGTAAGTGCACCCCAACCGCCTGCTCCGACACACTCTTCGCTCTCTTTCTCGACGGCCCGGACCCCGTCGTATTCTCATCCTCATACTGAAACTTACACTCCAGATTCGCCGCAATCCCCGGGCTCCCAATACTCTGCCTCTTTTCCTTCGACCTCATAAGTCTCGGCCCAGCCGGCCTCGCAGTCATCACACCCCGAAACAGCACGCCTGTCTCTGGAGTCGGAGCCCTTGGCCTACTCATCTCACCTGTCGGCGAGGGCGTCGAGTTCACTCTCGACTCTTTACGCTTGGGAGGTGAAGGCGTATTCCTCGCAACACTCGGCCCACACGCGAACTTCGGCATCACAACCTTCGGCTCCGCAGGTCCTGCTTCCCACCATGGGATGTGATCTTTCTGGAAGTCTGGGAGGATTGGCGCACCATTTGGTGTTGTCATTGGTGTGTCGACTCGTTCTTCACGGCCCTTATCCTTGGCGCGTGTGATCTTGACGCTTTTGATGTTCGGCTCGAGAAGTCTGGTGAAGGACTGGCTTCTCGCGATCCCGATTTCGACCTCGGTTTCTTCTTGTATGGTAGATTGCTCTGTTGTGGAGGTGGAACTGGAGCTCAGGCACGAGACGTAGTCGCTGGCGCTGGCACTGTCGCTGATGACCGGGCTGGGTTGATCTCTTCTCGACCCGGGAGACTCGCTAGCACTGGCGCGATCACTGATGGCTGAAGTGCTGCGATCCTGGTCCGGAATTGGAGATGCTACCTCGGGAATCGGCGACAACAGGTGTGGGCGCTGACCATGATTGATGGTGCGGGTTCGTTTAAGTTGGCAGCGATCTGGCATACCTCTCGTCGTCTGCAATTCAATTGTCTCCTGCAAATTGCTCGCAGCCCTCTCACGAATACCAGCCCAGTCATCGCTTCTTCGTCGATCGATATTGTCAATCTCATCTTGATCTTGCTGTCCAACATAGCTCGTGTCCTCGGTCGAATAGTCAGGATGGACCACAGCAAGTTTCTCACGATAGTTGGTCTGAGCCCTCGGTGATTCTGCTAGTATAAGGGCCATTCAGAGCGCTACAGTCGTGAATGTCATAGTCATAGTCATCCTCGTCACTATCGGTAAGATGCTCGTGGAATCGTGATTTGCGCTCCGCATGAACTCCAGCGCGCTGTATCTCGGCTTCAAGCTGGACCTTCTCCACGGCCGTCAACACGGGTTGTGCATCTTCAACGTCGCCTCGTCTGGTATCGATAAAGCCCCGCTCGGTATGTCCATCCGTCTCGTCCTGTGTTGCCGACTTTGCTGCCCTTGCGTCTAGCCACTTCTGTGCCAACGCTCTGGCCCTCGCATCGCGCTCTGCGCTAAGGTTGAAAATCACATCGTCGTCAATAACAACTTCTTTCACCGACTTTAAAGAACCATCTGGGCTGGTTATGACACGGAAACTTTTTTGAGCGCCTTCATTCTCTCGCGCCACAGCAGCGCCAAGACTCTGCTTCCACTTCTTGAAGCGAACACCGATGACTCCAAGCCTTTTGCGCGTACCCCGGTCACCTCTTCTGTTCTCCTTGTTGTTCTCTTCCAGCGAAGCTTTCGATTTCGATGGCGGCAATTTGCGAAGCCTGTTGCGAGGACAATTGCTGGCCATTCGCTTCAGCCATCTGAAGCGTGGCTTCTTCGCATCGATTTCTTTCTCCAGAGGACTACTCAAGTCTGTCGACGACTTGGGCGAGTCACCAATCGAGTCTTTCTTTATGCTCTCGCTAATGGTCGACTTTCTCTTTTTGAAGACTGAAAACCTTCTCTTGGGGAGAGTGACGCCCTCCGCGTAGTCTGGGTGATCCTCGGTGGAATGTGTCGCATACTGGTCTTGGTTGACATGTGACGGTTGCTGATCCGTCGAATCGTCACGATCAAGATATAGCGCTGTTGTGTTGAGTTTGAGAACTCCTGTGACTTTACGCAGCCGGTGCGGCGGTCGCGACGGCGAAGCGCTTCGATCGGCGTGCTATGAGGTTGTCGTATTGTCCGAATATGACAGGCTGGCCGCTCTTGTGGGTGCCTCGGACACCACAGCGCCCTGAAGCGCGTGTATTGTCTTATCAAACTGCTCCTCATACCTCTTGACCCGATCAAGTACCGGTATGCCGCTGAAAGGGTAGTCAAATGACATGATGTCGACACTATCCTCGGCGAGAAGTGTATGGTGCTGTTATATTTGGCACTTTGCCGATGTATGCGATGTCAGGCCTGAGACAGCAGTTATTGTATGTATTGATGCTGCTGTTCTGGTAGCAAGCCCTGTGGAAATGAGTGAAAAAGCTCAGTGAGGCGATGCGATCCAGAATCACTCTGCTTGGTTAGATTGGCAGGCAAAGTGCAGCTCATGCA
Above is a window of Fulvia fulva chromosome 6, complete sequence DNA encoding:
- a CDS encoding Major facilitator superfamily domain-containing protein 10 — encoded protein: MAVSAVQRKKVLRVLVISLILDLVSFTFILPLFPKLLEFYRNVETQSDSTLLANVIHGLNAYKNSFEKPINDRYDIVLLGGALGSLFSLCQAIASPIIGTLSDRYGRRTALLWSMTGNIASVALWCAATDFRTFLASRIVGGLSEGNVQLALAIATDISTDQDRGKTMALVGACFSVAFTFGPALGAWLSTITTVSANPFATAAGVSLALIVTETIYIYYALPETHPTNQTPITEPGTSYADAVKEGTGKRERTNSHTLLNLTHFSFILFFSGMEFSLPFMTYDLFAYGSKDSGKLLGFIGLVASVLQGGVTRRMHPLRVVQLGVASAAVAFFLLSRLQTQGALYGAATLLAITSSTVVTGLNSLSSFEASADRRGEKLGHHRGFGQVGRALGPLIFCSLYWWAGRETAYIIGGSGMVAVTGLVFGGLKPPKGLEMKKPAKAVKANGTAVKAQ
- a CDS encoding Saccharopine dehydrogenase [NADP(+), L-glutamate-forming], which encodes MTTELSNSKAKKVLLLGSGFVTQPTAVELDKAGVLVTVACRTLKSAQQLAEPLKYANAISLDVSDAKALEEQIAKVDLVISLIPYTFHATVIEAAINQKKDVVTTSYVSDAMMALDQKAKDAGITVFNEIGVDPGVDHLYAVKTIDEVHKAGGKIISFLSYCGGLPAPENSDNPLGYKFSWSPRGVLLAARNNAKFYKDGKVDGVEGPQLMSTAKPYFIYPGFAFEAYPNRDSTPFRQRYNIPEAQTLIRGTLRYQGNPALVQVFHELGLLSEEQQDYLKEPIAWKDAFAKIVGSQSAKENDLTWAVSSKAKFRSTEDKERILAGLRWYGFFSDDKIEPRGTPLDVVCATLEKKQQYFEGERDLLMLQHKFEIEWKDGSKETRTSTLTEYGEPVGSGGYSAMARLVGVPCAVAVLLVLDKTISDKGILAPVTPKYADPIRLKLLEYGIECKEKTIA